A window of the Anoplolepis gracilipes chromosome 11, ASM4749672v1, whole genome shotgun sequence genome harbors these coding sequences:
- the LOC140671426 gene encoding uncharacterized protein isoform X1, whose protein sequence is MSANMLTEQNIIMELTDSGDTVPIGFITTDDGHTLFAVCEHEDGTLEIMTSPITLMPQNNVVSSAFIKTMDGNLVLHPSVFQLNMDGPSGNVMQQVNLLPVQQNISAITEQIKVGQNINECVIAEPLLSVREDSNVLLNKENYKKSTEEQAIIDNYVKNKSTSVHKKSPGRPKKTENTQSLKCDICEQEFTKQTLYRRHMENHAEEKPHRCPKCPASFNIPTNFTLHMATHNIGDPKCPECGRKYARMASLKSHMLLHEKEENLFCTECEDAFSTKAQLDAHLKLHGEKWSNEDVGVRKCKLCNKQFTQPALYRMHIREHYRLKTKIVKQTKRGTKHKTMYKCTICLKNFQKPSQLMRHIRVHTGEKPFKCNVCNRAFTQKSSLQIHAWQHNGIRPHSCSLCSAKFSQKGNLKAHILRVHNAPEGEPTYACSYCSCIFKKLGSLNGHIKRVHSNPEEESVDKTSAANSSISSEADMRATVDSVISQLASLEAVVNNTADSTGTATLNAEQNDILQQALKNSGLPNKNEVSSKEIAESKKTELPTTYVTLLDKTAGSSSRKYHAIKQRCIGNVRWYVCSFCPKEFKKPSDLIRHLRVHTQEKPFKCMYCVRSFALKSTMIAHERTHTGVKKYACTSCNKTFACHSSLTSHTRLHMKPNKCNICGKLFNSSIILKNHMKCHMREKPKITPEAESLVPQVVLQEPLIISDAGNKISVAQVQSKQKQLYESGGVTRPHECLVCHAAFRKVSHLKQHYRRHTGERPYKCSKCDRRFTSNSVLKSHLHTHDDARPYSCSVCDTRFSTQSSMKRHLVTHSNKRPFMCPYCHKTFKTYVNCRKHIKRHKHELVQRQLEEQKTQEQKEQQPLRENKEAGPTTLATSISLAEDMEVSFQPQMAPDFTQAFSDQFQNISAEKDKSFLLTNSATPSVPNQNLSVDTANLGTSQTLHADETGTITLSHYSGDQTLTAESIREIEETLNQQLFNIGMNLGLANNLPKQMDETNTNSLDNSREQPVLNIIYEHNKNIDSSGNTIFTSQFDSFDMSQITLQTDSEMDINLNPTNTTSISGILPRSMEESNKQQEEQRTIPVTTVNNVDASTITKNAHLMVINPKDNCSELVSLSEICPSKYSKVIAKTDTTNGLIEMQNIEHEKEPQKSNVILCKSETNSLFVKNFQSTIQPETLVSSGTSNLAKISEYNNLLECHICHRNGFTAEKLKEHLESHCGAKIHECTKCSQRFHTNGGLNRHAKRVHTELLKCTTCKKVLDSKSQLKHHSKMHSGVLKVMRVGSNEKETVSSSSRLPSITTLNVRMNPDSSVSEKVLMDAVAERKSMDRLNVKTERKETKEYTNKCKYCPKTFRKPSDLIRHIRTHTGERPYKCNHCNKSFAVKCTLDSHMKVHTGKKTFRCHVCNSMFATKGSLKVHMRLHTGAKPFKCPVCDLRFRTSGHKKVHMQKHAREHKNGAKRKPKHQKIAAVAEAAANLEKIGNSSLDHTSQTTTTTTTTATVINGSEVIPSHNLDYSSLEHTEMNLSGAVHLPSQIAFNHNDATTTTILNNNSMLSLNDSNELVANLHFLLANGLVTIQTDDTMLTQSAANSTAEIPTNVIELVGTNPFQETCNLGNANQIVITSQMPNETATTNASDAAIIQMNDCLPPISIVQMQNQDTNIDGDVSKVKVSTQSTTIACDSQAVATKTSTQSSRKECDICGKTFMKPYQMERHKRIHTGERPYKCEQCNKSFAQNFTLQLHQKHHIGDRPYPCPHCKYSFTQKCNLQTHLKRVHQLVMLDVKKLKNGQQMLGALLQENQGADTKLVNLDDILVVDFLK, encoded by the exons ATGTCTGCCAACATGTTGACAGAGCAGAACATAATTATGGAATTGACTGACTCTGGTGATACAGTTCCAATTGGTTTTATCACTACGGATGATGGTCATACACTTTTTGCAGTGTGtg aacatGAAGATGGTACATTAGAAATCATGACAAGTCCTATTACGTTAATGCCGCAAAATAATGTAGTGTCTTCAGCATTTATAAAGACTATGGACGGAAACTTAGTTTTGCATCCT tctgtttttcaattaaatatggaTGGTCCATCAGGAAATGTAATGCAACAAGTAAACCTACTTCCAGTACAACAGAATATATCTGCAATTACAGAACAAATAAAAGTAGGACAGAATATAAATGAATGTGTAATTGCAGAACCTTTGTTATCTGTCAGAGAAGATagcaatgtattattaaataaagaaaattataagaaatcgACAGAAGAGCAagcaataattgataattatgttaaaaataaatctacatCTGTACATAAAAAGTCTCCAGGGAGACCAAAAAAGACTGAg AATACACAATCTTTAAAATGTGACATTTGTGAGCAAGAATTTACTAAACAGACGTTATATCGCAGACATATGGAAAACCATGCAGAAGAAAAACCACATAGATGTCCAAAATGCCCAGCATCTTTTAATATTCCA ACAAATTTCACGCTTCATATGGCAACGCATAATATTGGTGACCCGAAATGTCCCGAATGTGGTAGGAAATACGCTAGAATGGCGAGTCTTAAATCTCATATGCTGCTACATGAGAAGGAGGAGAACCTCTTCTGCACAGAATGCGAGGACGCCTTTTCAACGAAA gCTCAACTGGACGCGCACTTGAAGCTTCATGGGGAAAAGTGGTCGAATGAGGATGTTGGCGTACGAAAGTGTAAATTATGCAACAAACAATTCACGCAACCCGCGCTTTATCGAATGCACATTCGCGAACATTATAGG CTAAAGACAAAGATAGTAAAGCAAACTAAGAGGGGAACGAAACATAAAACAATGTACAAATGTACCATATGCTTGAAGAATTTCCAAAAGCCAAGCCAGCTGATGCGACATATCAGGGTGCACACTGGAGAGAAACCGTTTAAG TGTAATGTTTGCAACAGAGCATTCACACAAAAGAGTTCGCTACAAATTCACGCGTGGCAACACAACGGTATCCGGCCGCATAGCTGCAGCCTCTGCAGTGCCAAGTTTAGTCAGAAAG GAAATCTAAAGGCGCATATACTCAGAGTGCATAATGCGCCGGAAGGCGAACCGACGTATGCCTGTTCTTATTGTTCCTGCATCTTCAAGAAACTGGGTAGCTTAAACGGTCACATAAAGCGAGTGCATTCTAATCCGGAGGAG GAATCCGTCGATAAAACCTCGGCAGCTAATTCCAGTATCTCTTCGGAAGCTGATATGCGCGCGACGGTTGATAGCGTTATATCGCAATTGGCATCTTTGGAAGCCGTTGTAAATAATACCGCAGATTCCACGGGAACCGCGACGCTTAATGCAGAGCAGAATGATATCTTGCAACAAGCGTTGAAAAATAGCGGTTTGCCGAACAAAAACGAAGTCTCTTCGAAAG AAATCGCAGAATCGAAAAAGACGGAATTGCCAACGACGTATGTTACATTGTTAGATAAGACTGCTGGCAGTAGTTCAAg GAAGTATCATGCTATAAAGCAACGTTGCATAGGGAACGTACGGTGGTATGTATGTTCATTCTGCCCGAAAGAATTCAAAAAACCGTCGGACTTGATACGTCATTTGCGGGTGCACACGCAGGAAAAGCCCTTCAAG TGTATGTATTGTGTGCGTTCTTTCGCACTAAAATCGACAATGATAGCACACGAACGGACTCACACCGGAGTGAAGAAGTACGCTTGCACTTCCTGCAATAAAACTTTTGCGTGCCATAGTAGTCTTACCTCTCACACAAG ATTACATATGAAACCAAACAAATGCAATATATGCGGCAAGTTATTCAACTCGAGCATCATCCTGAAAAATCACATGAAGTGTCACATGCGGGAAAAGCCCAAGATAACGCCAGAGGCGGAGAGTCTGGTACCACAAGTAGTACTGCAAGAGCCACTTATCATCAGTGACGCCGGTAATAAAATCAGTGTTGCCCAAGTGCAATCGAAGCAAAAGCAATTGTACGAGAGCGGTGGTGTGACCAGGCCGCACGAATGTTTGGTCTGTCACGCGGCATTCAGAAAAGTTAGTCATTTGAAACAACATTATCGTAGGCATACAGGCGAACGTCCTTACAAGTGCTCCAAATGTGACAg GAGATTTACATCAAATAGTGTTCTGAAATCTCACCTGCACACGCACGACGATGCGAGACCGTACAGTTGTTCGGTATGCGACACAAGATTCTCCACACAAAGCAGCATGAAGAGGCATTTGGTTACACATAGCAATAAAAGACCATTTATGTGTCCATATTGTCACAAGACATTTAAGACGTACGTCAATTGTCGAAAACACATAAAAAGACACAAACATGAACTGGTGCAACgg CAATTGGAGGAACAAAAGACACAAGAGCAGAAGGAACAACAACCTTTGAGAGAAAACAAAGAAGCTGGTCCAACAACCTTAGCAACAAGCATCAGTCTTGCCGAAGATATGGAAGTATCGTTCCAACCACAAATGGCGCCAGATTTTACGCAGGCCTTTTCCgatcaatttcaaaatatcagCGCAGAGAAGGACAAGTCTTTCTTATTAACAAATAGCGCTACACCGTCAGTACCAAACC aaaatttatctGTTGATACAGCTAATTTAGGAACTTCGCAAACTTTACATGCTGATGAAACTGGCACCATTAcattgtctcattattctggaGATCAAACCCTTACAGCG GAAAGCATACGAGAGATCGAAGAGACATTGAATCAACAACTGTTTAATATTGGCATGAATCTTGGATTGGCAAACAATCTACCGAAACAGATGGATGAGACAAATACGAATTCTCTCGACAATTCCAGAGAACAACCGGtgcttaatataatttacgaacataacaaaaatatagattcGTCTGGTAATACTATATTTACATCACAATTTGATTCATTTGACATGAGTCAAATTACATTACAG ACGGACAGCGAGATGGACATCAATTTGAATCCGACTAACACGACGAGCATATCTGGTATTTTGCCTAGATCCATGGAAGAAAGCAACAAACAACAAGAAGAACAACGAACTATTCCAGTTACTACGGTCAATAATGTTGACGCTTCTACAATTACGAAGAACGCTCATCTGATGGTAATAAATCCTAAGGATAATTGTTCGGAATTGGTGAGCCTTTCGGAAATATGCCCATCAAAGTACTCGAAGGTCATCGCGAAAACGGACACTACAAACGGATTAATCGAGATGCAAAACATTGAACATGAAAAAGAGCCACAGAAGAGTAACGTCATATTATGCAAGAGCGAGACAAATTCTTTATTCGT GAAGAACTTCCAAAGTACAATACAGCCGGAGACGCTCGTTTCTTCTGGAACGAGTAACTTGGCCAAAATATCGGAGTACAATAATTTGTTGGAGTGTCACATATGCCACCGTAATGGTTTTACAGCAGAGAAATTGAAG GAACATTTAGAATCTCATTGCGGTGCAAAAATACATGAGTGTACAAAGTGTTCCCAGCGATTCCATACAAATGGTGGTCTTAATAGACATGCGAAGAGGGTACACACAGA GTTGTTGAAATGTACAACTTGTAAAAAAGTACTGGACAGCAAATCGCAATTGAAACATCACAGCAAGATGCATAGCGGAGTTTTGAAAGTTATGCGCGTGGGATCGAACGAAAAGGAAACAGTCTCCTCCAGTTCCCGTCTTCCTTCGATAACAACGCTAAACGTTCGAATGAATCCGGACTCGTCGGTATCTGAGAAAGTATTGATGGACGCAGTTGCCGAGAGGAAAAGCATGGACCGCTTAAAC GTAAAGACGGAGAGGAAAGAGACGAAAGAATATACGAACAAATGCAAATACTGTCCGAAAACCTTTCGGAAGCCAAGCGATCTCATTAGGCACATTCGCACGCACACAGGCGAACGACCATACAAGTGCAATCACTGCAACAAGAGTTTCGCAGTTAAGTGCACTTTGGACTCGCATATGAAGGTTCACACGGGTAAAAAGACGTTCCGCTGCCACGTCTGCAACAGCATGTTCGCTACAAAGGGCAGTTTGAAGGTCCACATGCGACTGCATACAG GTGCGAAGCCGTTCAAGTGTCCCGTATGCGACCTTCGATTTCGTACTTCGGGTCATAAGAAGGTGCACATGCAGAAACATGCAAGGGAACATAAGAACGGTGCGAAGCGTAAGCCTAAACACCAAAAGATTGCGGCAGTAGCGGAAGCGGCGGCTAATCTCGAAAAAATCGGTAACAGTTCTCTCGACCACACATCACAGACGACGacaacaacgacgacgacggcgactgTGATTAACGGCAGCGAAGTTATACCATCGCATAATCTTGATTATTCCTCGTTAGAGCACACTGAAATGAATCTTAGTGGCGCGGTTCACTTGCCGAGTCAAATCGCATTCAATCATAATGACGCGACGACTACGACGATTCTCAACAACAATTCTATGCTGTCTTTAAACGACAGCAACGAGCTGGTGGCGAATCTACATTTTCTGCTAGCGAACGGTCTTGTCACTATCCAGACAGACGATACCATGCTTACGCAGTCAGCAGCAAACAGCACCGCCGAAATACCGACCAACGTGATCGAGTTAGTTGGTACGAATCCTTTCCAGGAAACTTGCAATTTGGGTAACGCCAATCAGATAGTGATAACCAGCCAGATGCCAAATGAGACGGCGACCACGAATGCGAGCGACGCGGCGATTATTCAGATGAACGATTGCTTGCCTCCTATTTCCATAGTACAGATGCAGAATCAAGATACGAACATTGATGGCGATGTATCCAAAGTAAAAGTAAGCACTCAGTCAACAACAATAGCATGTGACAGTCAAGCGGTGGCAACTAAAACCTCGACGCAGTCGTCGCGGAAGGAGTGTGATATATGTGGTAAGACATTTATGAAACCATATCAGATGGAGCGACACAAGCGCATTCATACAGGCGAACGGCCATACAAGTGTGAGCAGTGCAACAAGTCGTTTGCGCAAAATTTTACGCTGCAATTGCATCAGAAACATCATATCGGCGACCGGCCGTATCCTTGTCCGCACTGCAAGTACTCGTTTACGCAGAAGTGTAATTTGCAGACTCACCTGAAGCGCGTCCATCAGCTGGTCATGCTCGACgtcaagaaattgaaaaatggcCAGCAGATGCTGGGCGCGCTTCTGCAGGAAAATCAAGGAGCAGATACCAAATTGGTGAATCTGGATGACATATTAGTGGTAGATTTTCTCAAGTGA
- the LOC140671426 gene encoding uncharacterized protein isoform X2 → MSFTVDCLNFALLLICTRVFHLALGISAQYYKAQLDAHLKLHGEKWSNEDVGVRKCKLCNKQFTQPALYRMHIREHYRLKTKIVKQTKRGTKHKTMYKCTICLKNFQKPSQLMRHIRVHTGEKPFKCNVCNRAFTQKSSLQIHAWQHNGIRPHSCSLCSAKFSQKGNLKAHILRVHNAPEGEPTYACSYCSCIFKKLGSLNGHIKRVHSNPEEESVDKTSAANSSISSEADMRATVDSVISQLASLEAVVNNTADSTGTATLNAEQNDILQQALKNSGLPNKNEVSSKEIAESKKTELPTTYVTLLDKTAGSSSRKYHAIKQRCIGNVRWYVCSFCPKEFKKPSDLIRHLRVHTQEKPFKCMYCVRSFALKSTMIAHERTHTGVKKYACTSCNKTFACHSSLTSHTRLHMKPNKCNICGKLFNSSIILKNHMKCHMREKPKITPEAESLVPQVVLQEPLIISDAGNKISVAQVQSKQKQLYESGGVTRPHECLVCHAAFRKVSHLKQHYRRHTGERPYKCSKCDRRFTSNSVLKSHLHTHDDARPYSCSVCDTRFSTQSSMKRHLVTHSNKRPFMCPYCHKTFKTYVNCRKHIKRHKHELVQRQLEEQKTQEQKEQQPLRENKEAGPTTLATSISLAEDMEVSFQPQMAPDFTQAFSDQFQNISAEKDKSFLLTNSATPSVPNQNLSVDTANLGTSQTLHADETGTITLSHYSGDQTLTAESIREIEETLNQQLFNIGMNLGLANNLPKQMDETNTNSLDNSREQPVLNIIYEHNKNIDSSGNTIFTSQFDSFDMSQITLQTDSEMDINLNPTNTTSISGILPRSMEESNKQQEEQRTIPVTTVNNVDASTITKNAHLMVINPKDNCSELVSLSEICPSKYSKVIAKTDTTNGLIEMQNIEHEKEPQKSNVILCKSETNSLFVKNFQSTIQPETLVSSGTSNLAKISEYNNLLECHICHRNGFTAEKLKEHLESHCGAKIHECTKCSQRFHTNGGLNRHAKRVHTELLKCTTCKKVLDSKSQLKHHSKMHSGVLKVMRVGSNEKETVSSSSRLPSITTLNVRMNPDSSVSEKVLMDAVAERKSMDRLNVKTERKETKEYTNKCKYCPKTFRKPSDLIRHIRTHTGERPYKCNHCNKSFAVKCTLDSHMKVHTGKKTFRCHVCNSMFATKGSLKVHMRLHTGAKPFKCPVCDLRFRTSGHKKVHMQKHAREHKNGAKRKPKHQKIAAVAEAAANLEKIGNSSLDHTSQTTTTTTTTATVINGSEVIPSHNLDYSSLEHTEMNLSGAVHLPSQIAFNHNDATTTTILNNNSMLSLNDSNELVANLHFLLANGLVTIQTDDTMLTQSAANSTAEIPTNVIELVGTNPFQETCNLGNANQIVITSQMPNETATTNASDAAIIQMNDCLPPISIVQMQNQDTNIDGDVSKVKVSTQSTTIACDSQAVATKTSTQSSRKECDICGKTFMKPYQMERHKRIHTGERPYKCEQCNKSFAQNFTLQLHQKHHIGDRPYPCPHCKYSFTQKCNLQTHLKRVHQLVMLDVKKLKNGQQMLGALLQENQGADTKLVNLDDILVVDFLK, encoded by the exons ATGTCGTTCACCGTCGACTGCCTGAATTTCGCGCTTCTTCTCATCTGCACGCGCGTGTTCCATCTCGCTCTTGGAATCAGCGCTCAATATTATAAG gCTCAACTGGACGCGCACTTGAAGCTTCATGGGGAAAAGTGGTCGAATGAGGATGTTGGCGTACGAAAGTGTAAATTATGCAACAAACAATTCACGCAACCCGCGCTTTATCGAATGCACATTCGCGAACATTATAGG CTAAAGACAAAGATAGTAAAGCAAACTAAGAGGGGAACGAAACATAAAACAATGTACAAATGTACCATATGCTTGAAGAATTTCCAAAAGCCAAGCCAGCTGATGCGACATATCAGGGTGCACACTGGAGAGAAACCGTTTAAG TGTAATGTTTGCAACAGAGCATTCACACAAAAGAGTTCGCTACAAATTCACGCGTGGCAACACAACGGTATCCGGCCGCATAGCTGCAGCCTCTGCAGTGCCAAGTTTAGTCAGAAAG GAAATCTAAAGGCGCATATACTCAGAGTGCATAATGCGCCGGAAGGCGAACCGACGTATGCCTGTTCTTATTGTTCCTGCATCTTCAAGAAACTGGGTAGCTTAAACGGTCACATAAAGCGAGTGCATTCTAATCCGGAGGAG GAATCCGTCGATAAAACCTCGGCAGCTAATTCCAGTATCTCTTCGGAAGCTGATATGCGCGCGACGGTTGATAGCGTTATATCGCAATTGGCATCTTTGGAAGCCGTTGTAAATAATACCGCAGATTCCACGGGAACCGCGACGCTTAATGCAGAGCAGAATGATATCTTGCAACAAGCGTTGAAAAATAGCGGTTTGCCGAACAAAAACGAAGTCTCTTCGAAAG AAATCGCAGAATCGAAAAAGACGGAATTGCCAACGACGTATGTTACATTGTTAGATAAGACTGCTGGCAGTAGTTCAAg GAAGTATCATGCTATAAAGCAACGTTGCATAGGGAACGTACGGTGGTATGTATGTTCATTCTGCCCGAAAGAATTCAAAAAACCGTCGGACTTGATACGTCATTTGCGGGTGCACACGCAGGAAAAGCCCTTCAAG TGTATGTATTGTGTGCGTTCTTTCGCACTAAAATCGACAATGATAGCACACGAACGGACTCACACCGGAGTGAAGAAGTACGCTTGCACTTCCTGCAATAAAACTTTTGCGTGCCATAGTAGTCTTACCTCTCACACAAG ATTACATATGAAACCAAACAAATGCAATATATGCGGCAAGTTATTCAACTCGAGCATCATCCTGAAAAATCACATGAAGTGTCACATGCGGGAAAAGCCCAAGATAACGCCAGAGGCGGAGAGTCTGGTACCACAAGTAGTACTGCAAGAGCCACTTATCATCAGTGACGCCGGTAATAAAATCAGTGTTGCCCAAGTGCAATCGAAGCAAAAGCAATTGTACGAGAGCGGTGGTGTGACCAGGCCGCACGAATGTTTGGTCTGTCACGCGGCATTCAGAAAAGTTAGTCATTTGAAACAACATTATCGTAGGCATACAGGCGAACGTCCTTACAAGTGCTCCAAATGTGACAg GAGATTTACATCAAATAGTGTTCTGAAATCTCACCTGCACACGCACGACGATGCGAGACCGTACAGTTGTTCGGTATGCGACACAAGATTCTCCACACAAAGCAGCATGAAGAGGCATTTGGTTACACATAGCAATAAAAGACCATTTATGTGTCCATATTGTCACAAGACATTTAAGACGTACGTCAATTGTCGAAAACACATAAAAAGACACAAACATGAACTGGTGCAACgg CAATTGGAGGAACAAAAGACACAAGAGCAGAAGGAACAACAACCTTTGAGAGAAAACAAAGAAGCTGGTCCAACAACCTTAGCAACAAGCATCAGTCTTGCCGAAGATATGGAAGTATCGTTCCAACCACAAATGGCGCCAGATTTTACGCAGGCCTTTTCCgatcaatttcaaaatatcagCGCAGAGAAGGACAAGTCTTTCTTATTAACAAATAGCGCTACACCGTCAGTACCAAACC aaaatttatctGTTGATACAGCTAATTTAGGAACTTCGCAAACTTTACATGCTGATGAAACTGGCACCATTAcattgtctcattattctggaGATCAAACCCTTACAGCG GAAAGCATACGAGAGATCGAAGAGACATTGAATCAACAACTGTTTAATATTGGCATGAATCTTGGATTGGCAAACAATCTACCGAAACAGATGGATGAGACAAATACGAATTCTCTCGACAATTCCAGAGAACAACCGGtgcttaatataatttacgaacataacaaaaatatagattcGTCTGGTAATACTATATTTACATCACAATTTGATTCATTTGACATGAGTCAAATTACATTACAG ACGGACAGCGAGATGGACATCAATTTGAATCCGACTAACACGACGAGCATATCTGGTATTTTGCCTAGATCCATGGAAGAAAGCAACAAACAACAAGAAGAACAACGAACTATTCCAGTTACTACGGTCAATAATGTTGACGCTTCTACAATTACGAAGAACGCTCATCTGATGGTAATAAATCCTAAGGATAATTGTTCGGAATTGGTGAGCCTTTCGGAAATATGCCCATCAAAGTACTCGAAGGTCATCGCGAAAACGGACACTACAAACGGATTAATCGAGATGCAAAACATTGAACATGAAAAAGAGCCACAGAAGAGTAACGTCATATTATGCAAGAGCGAGACAAATTCTTTATTCGT GAAGAACTTCCAAAGTACAATACAGCCGGAGACGCTCGTTTCTTCTGGAACGAGTAACTTGGCCAAAATATCGGAGTACAATAATTTGTTGGAGTGTCACATATGCCACCGTAATGGTTTTACAGCAGAGAAATTGAAG GAACATTTAGAATCTCATTGCGGTGCAAAAATACATGAGTGTACAAAGTGTTCCCAGCGATTCCATACAAATGGTGGTCTTAATAGACATGCGAAGAGGGTACACACAGA GTTGTTGAAATGTACAACTTGTAAAAAAGTACTGGACAGCAAATCGCAATTGAAACATCACAGCAAGATGCATAGCGGAGTTTTGAAAGTTATGCGCGTGGGATCGAACGAAAAGGAAACAGTCTCCTCCAGTTCCCGTCTTCCTTCGATAACAACGCTAAACGTTCGAATGAATCCGGACTCGTCGGTATCTGAGAAAGTATTGATGGACGCAGTTGCCGAGAGGAAAAGCATGGACCGCTTAAAC GTAAAGACGGAGAGGAAAGAGACGAAAGAATATACGAACAAATGCAAATACTGTCCGAAAACCTTTCGGAAGCCAAGCGATCTCATTAGGCACATTCGCACGCACACAGGCGAACGACCATACAAGTGCAATCACTGCAACAAGAGTTTCGCAGTTAAGTGCACTTTGGACTCGCATATGAAGGTTCACACGGGTAAAAAGACGTTCCGCTGCCACGTCTGCAACAGCATGTTCGCTACAAAGGGCAGTTTGAAGGTCCACATGCGACTGCATACAG GTGCGAAGCCGTTCAAGTGTCCCGTATGCGACCTTCGATTTCGTACTTCGGGTCATAAGAAGGTGCACATGCAGAAACATGCAAGGGAACATAAGAACGGTGCGAAGCGTAAGCCTAAACACCAAAAGATTGCGGCAGTAGCGGAAGCGGCGGCTAATCTCGAAAAAATCGGTAACAGTTCTCTCGACCACACATCACAGACGACGacaacaacgacgacgacggcgactgTGATTAACGGCAGCGAAGTTATACCATCGCATAATCTTGATTATTCCTCGTTAGAGCACACTGAAATGAATCTTAGTGGCGCGGTTCACTTGCCGAGTCAAATCGCATTCAATCATAATGACGCGACGACTACGACGATTCTCAACAACAATTCTATGCTGTCTTTAAACGACAGCAACGAGCTGGTGGCGAATCTACATTTTCTGCTAGCGAACGGTCTTGTCACTATCCAGACAGACGATACCATGCTTACGCAGTCAGCAGCAAACAGCACCGCCGAAATACCGACCAACGTGATCGAGTTAGTTGGTACGAATCCTTTCCAGGAAACTTGCAATTTGGGTAACGCCAATCAGATAGTGATAACCAGCCAGATGCCAAATGAGACGGCGACCACGAATGCGAGCGACGCGGCGATTATTCAGATGAACGATTGCTTGCCTCCTATTTCCATAGTACAGATGCAGAATCAAGATACGAACATTGATGGCGATGTATCCAAAGTAAAAGTAAGCACTCAGTCAACAACAATAGCATGTGACAGTCAAGCGGTGGCAACTAAAACCTCGACGCAGTCGTCGCGGAAGGAGTGTGATATATGTGGTAAGACATTTATGAAACCATATCAGATGGAGCGACACAAGCGCATTCATACAGGCGAACGGCCATACAAGTGTGAGCAGTGCAACAAGTCGTTTGCGCAAAATTTTACGCTGCAATTGCATCAGAAACATCATATCGGCGACCGGCCGTATCCTTGTCCGCACTGCAAGTACTCGTTTACGCAGAAGTGTAATTTGCAGACTCACCTGAAGCGCGTCCATCAGCTGGTCATGCTCGACgtcaagaaattgaaaaatggcCAGCAGATGCTGGGCGCGCTTCTGCAGGAAAATCAAGGAGCAGATACCAAATTGGTGAATCTGGATGACATATTAGTGGTAGATTTTCTCAAGTGA
- the LOC140671429 gene encoding NADH dehydrogenase [ubiquinone] 1 alpha subcomplex subunit 7: MPGPVEHRTVTPLIRLIREIGRGRKVVLAIRYADEQVARTQPPPQVPGGPYHKTSQIYYYTRDARREVEPPLLISGSKQIAAENKSPELKYISPGKTYNWDS, translated from the exons ATGCCAGGTCCAGTTGAACACCGGACTGTTACACCATTGATACGATTGATTCGAGAAATAGGCCGTGGT AGGAAAGTCGTGCTAGCGATTAGATATGCTGATGAACAAGTTGCACGTACTCAACCTCCACCACAGGTACCAGGAGGTCCGTATCATAAGACTTCtcagatttattattacactCGAGATGCAAGACGAGAAGTTGAACCACCACTATTGATTAGCGGATCAAAACAGATTGCTGCAGA gAATAAATCTCCTGAACTGAAATATATTAGTCCAGGGAAAACTTACAATTGGGATTCTTAA